One window of Phycisphaeraceae bacterium genomic DNA carries:
- a CDS encoding DUF444 family protein, producing MVSKIEQDHQRFRQIVQGKIRRDLRKFLSRGELIGREGKRFVSIPVHDIDIPTFRYGDNSGGVGMGEGQEGQSVGGQQGQGGEQEGKHILEVDVSMEELADILAEELKLPRIKPRGEHRVTTIRDKYSGIRPVGPAALRHFKRTYREALKRQISLGTYDSKNPVIVPIRNDLRFRSWNEIKKPQSNALIVYMMDVSGSMGDEQKELVRLEAFWIDTWLRRNYEGVESRFIVHDVRAQEVDRKTFFSVREDGGTRISSAFYACKELLETHYDPGDWNTYLFHFSDGDNSSDADNRLCVKILEEQLLPICNMFGYCQVTSAYGSGSFINVLNEAFKDGLADELGPRLITSKVNGRDDIYDSLRTFFKAGR from the coding sequence ATGGTCAGCAAGATCGAACAAGACCATCAGCGCTTCCGGCAGATCGTGCAGGGCAAGATCCGGCGCGACCTGAGGAAGTTTCTCTCGCGCGGTGAACTGATCGGGCGCGAGGGAAAGCGGTTCGTGTCGATTCCGGTTCACGACATCGACATCCCGACGTTTCGATACGGCGACAACTCCGGCGGCGTGGGGATGGGCGAAGGACAGGAAGGTCAGTCGGTCGGCGGGCAGCAAGGACAGGGGGGTGAGCAGGAAGGCAAGCACATTCTCGAGGTGGACGTCTCGATGGAGGAGCTCGCGGACATACTCGCCGAAGAGTTGAAACTCCCCCGCATCAAGCCGCGAGGCGAGCACCGCGTGACGACCATCCGTGACAAGTATTCGGGCATCCGCCCGGTCGGACCGGCGGCCTTGCGACACTTCAAGCGCACGTATCGCGAAGCTCTCAAGCGTCAGATTTCGCTCGGCACGTACGACTCGAAGAATCCCGTGATCGTTCCGATACGCAACGACCTGCGCTTTCGCAGTTGGAACGAAATCAAAAAGCCTCAGAGCAACGCGCTCATCGTGTACATGATGGATGTTTCGGGCTCCATGGGCGATGAGCAGAAGGAACTCGTCCGCCTCGAAGCCTTCTGGATCGACACCTGGCTGAGACGGAACTACGAGGGTGTCGAGAGCCGCTTCATCGTTCACGATGTTCGAGCCCAGGAAGTGGATCGCAAGACCTTCTTCAGCGTTCGCGAAGACGGAGGCACGCGGATCAGCAGCGCGTTCTACGCGTGCAAGGAATTGCTCGAAACGCACTACGACCCGGGCGACTGGAACACGTACCTGTTTCATTTTTCCGACGGTGACAACAGCTCCGACGCCGACAACCGGCTCTGCGTGAAGATACTGGAGGAACAACTCCTTCCGATCTGCAACATGTTCGGGTACTGCCAAGTGACGAGCGCGTACGGAAGCGGAAGCTTCATCAACGTTCTGAACGAAGCGTTCAAGGACGGGCTGGCCGACGAACTCGGTCCGCGGCTCATCACCAGCAAGGTGAACGGCCGGGACGACATCTACGACTCGCTCCGGACGTTCTTCAAGGCCGGTCGCTGA
- the polA gene encoding DNA polymerase I, with protein MATVSNPSTVPTLYLIDGYAQFFRAYHAIRTPMTSPVTKEPTNMTFGFVGMLLKLLRGEGKLGGPPDYVAVALDVSGDKETFRSELYPEYKATRPPPPQDLLPQVERALAILRELGIPTVGAEGFEADDAIATIVSRLQREHPGLRVRIVSKDKDLKQLLASSVELYDVHTDLKIGVEELKAEMGLDPGQIIDYLALMGDTVDNVPGVEGVGEKTSAALISEHGSLDKLIAAAGTIKGKRGEKIREAIPNLALSKQLVTLRHDAPVELDLKLAAAKSFKLDRLIPILKELGFNRYQEDVRALMLARGETLPAGLPSPMPDALSRSAVAEPKPNRENKPTPGGLFDGGLFAALETPKAISNPGGEYRCIKSRKELDALVKELKAAPVIAIDTETTNVSPTRADLCGISVSTKVGTGAYIPVRSPDCGSHLDEATVLAALKPIFEDEQKPKVGHNLKYDMIVLRRAGVMLKGFAAPAKDGDALAAGDTMVASYLIDASRSSHALEPLGLALLGRTKSSISELIGSGKDQRQFDTVPVDLATPYAAGDADLTLALMQVMLPQLRAMGLMSLFYDLEMPLVEVLAELEFNGIQVDGDELDRQRSRLQSKLKQILDSLESEAKKALGRTFDPDSPKQLSAALFNRPDDNTPGLGIKPIKKTKTGFSTDAEVLEKLGEDATLTTPIPKLILEYRQLSKLVSTYLVALKEEINPKTGRVHTSFNQTVAATGRLASSDPNLQNIPIRTEIGREIRKAFIAAPGHLLVTADYSQIELRLLAHLSNDPALTQAFHEGADIHTAVAAQVHHIPLDQVTKEQRSGAKMVNFGIVYGVTPYGLARRLNIGNDEAAEIINGYKKRFAGITTFLEECVQQAKRYGYVETIMHRRRPILDIESNVPARRAFAERIAINSVVQGSAADLIKLAMVNIQRVIDDGEAPKGLKMLLQIHDELVFEVPTESADAAKKLVVDKMEHAMTLSVPLGVDAHTGKNWFEGK; from the coding sequence ATGGCCACCGTTTCAAACCCATCGACTGTCCCCACGCTCTACCTCATCGACGGCTACGCGCAGTTCTTCCGTGCTTACCACGCTATCCGCACGCCGATGACCAGTCCTGTCACGAAAGAACCCACGAATATGACGTTCGGGTTTGTCGGCATGCTGCTCAAGCTGCTGCGGGGCGAAGGAAAGTTGGGAGGCCCGCCGGACTATGTCGCCGTGGCGCTCGATGTCTCGGGCGACAAAGAGACGTTTCGTTCGGAGTTGTACCCGGAGTACAAGGCAACTCGTCCGCCCCCGCCGCAGGACTTGTTACCGCAGGTGGAGCGAGCGCTCGCGATCCTGAGAGAACTCGGGATTCCCACAGTCGGCGCCGAGGGCTTCGAGGCCGATGACGCGATCGCGACGATTGTTTCGAGATTGCAGCGTGAGCACCCCGGGCTTCGCGTGCGAATCGTCAGCAAGGATAAGGATCTGAAGCAACTGCTCGCATCGAGCGTCGAGCTGTATGACGTTCACACCGACCTGAAGATCGGCGTCGAAGAACTCAAGGCCGAAATGGGGCTCGACCCGGGCCAGATCATCGACTACCTCGCGCTGATGGGCGACACGGTGGACAATGTCCCGGGCGTCGAGGGTGTCGGCGAGAAAACTTCCGCCGCGCTGATTTCGGAGCATGGAAGCCTCGACAAGCTCATCGCCGCCGCAGGCACAATCAAGGGAAAACGAGGTGAGAAGATCCGTGAGGCGATTCCCAACCTCGCGCTCTCGAAGCAGCTTGTCACGCTCAGGCACGATGCACCGGTCGAGCTCGATCTGAAGCTCGCCGCGGCAAAGAGTTTCAAACTCGATCGGCTCATCCCGATCCTGAAGGAGCTTGGGTTCAATCGATACCAGGAGGACGTGCGTGCGCTGATGCTCGCGCGGGGCGAGACACTCCCCGCGGGATTGCCGAGCCCGATGCCGGATGCACTCTCGCGATCGGCCGTCGCGGAACCGAAACCCAATCGAGAAAACAAGCCCACGCCGGGCGGGCTGTTCGACGGCGGACTCTTTGCGGCACTCGAAACCCCGAAGGCCATTTCGAACCCCGGCGGCGAATACCGGTGCATCAAGTCCAGAAAAGAATTGGATGCACTGGTCAAAGAGTTGAAGGCGGCGCCGGTCATCGCGATCGATACAGAGACAACCAACGTCTCTCCCACGCGCGCCGACCTCTGCGGCATCAGCGTGAGCACGAAAGTCGGAACCGGCGCATACATTCCGGTGCGATCTCCCGACTGCGGCTCGCACCTGGACGAGGCAACGGTTCTTGCGGCACTTAAGCCGATTTTCGAAGACGAGCAGAAGCCAAAGGTCGGCCACAATCTCAAGTACGACATGATCGTGCTGCGGCGCGCGGGGGTGATGCTGAAGGGATTCGCAGCGCCCGCGAAGGATGGCGACGCGCTCGCCGCGGGCGACACGATGGTCGCGAGCTATTTGATTGACGCTTCGCGCTCATCGCACGCGCTCGAGCCGCTGGGTTTGGCGCTGCTGGGTCGCACAAAGTCCTCCATTTCTGAATTGATCGGGAGCGGCAAGGACCAGAGGCAGTTCGACACGGTCCCGGTTGATCTCGCCACGCCGTATGCAGCGGGCGATGCGGACCTGACGCTCGCGCTGATGCAGGTCATGCTGCCTCAGCTTCGAGCGATGGGTCTGATGAGCCTGTTCTACGACCTCGAGATGCCGCTGGTCGAGGTGCTCGCGGAGCTTGAATTCAACGGGATTCAGGTCGATGGTGATGAGCTCGATCGTCAGCGCTCGCGGTTGCAATCGAAGCTGAAGCAGATTCTGGATTCGCTTGAATCGGAAGCAAAGAAGGCGCTGGGACGCACTTTCGACCCCGACTCTCCGAAGCAGCTTTCTGCGGCGCTCTTCAATCGGCCCGACGACAACACGCCGGGTCTTGGCATCAAGCCGATCAAAAAGACCAAGACCGGCTTTTCGACCGACGCCGAGGTTCTCGAAAAACTCGGCGAAGACGCGACGCTGACGACCCCCATCCCCAAGCTGATTCTTGAGTACCGCCAGCTCTCCAAGTTGGTTTCGACGTATCTGGTTGCGCTCAAGGAAGAGATCAACCCGAAGACAGGCCGGGTGCACACCAGCTTCAACCAAACCGTGGCGGCCACGGGCCGCCTCGCGAGCAGCGACCCGAACCTTCAGAACATTCCGATCCGAACCGAAATCGGGCGTGAGATCCGCAAAGCGTTTATCGCGGCGCCGGGTCACTTGCTCGTCACGGCGGACTACTCACAGATCGAACTGCGCTTGCTTGCGCACCTGTCGAACGATCCAGCGCTCACGCAGGCATTTCATGAGGGCGCGGACATCCACACCGCAGTCGCGGCTCAAGTCCACCACATTCCGCTCGATCAGGTGACGAAGGAACAGCGCTCGGGCGCGAAGATGGTGAACTTCGGGATTGTGTACGGCGTGACCCCGTACGGCCTTGCCCGGCGCCTCAACATCGGCAACGACGAGGCGGCGGAAATCATCAACGGATACAAGAAGCGGTTCGCCGGCATAACAACTTTCCTTGAAGAGTGCGTGCAACAGGCCAAACGCTACGGCTACGTCGAGACGATCATGCACCGGCGTCGGCCGATCCTCGATATCGAGAGCAATGTGCCCGCGCGCCGGGCTTTCGCGGAACGCATCGCGATCAACAGCGTCGTCCAAGGGTCCGCGGCGGACCTCATCAAGCTCGCGATGGTCAATATCCAGCGTGTCATCGACGATGGCGAGGCCCCGAAGGGGCTGAAGATGCTCCTCCAGATCCATGACGAACTGGTGTTTGAAGTGCCAACGGAATCGGCGGACGCCGCGAAGAAACTTGTTGTGGACAAGATGGAACACGCGATGACTTTGAGCGTGCCACTGGGGGTTGATGCGCACACGGGAAAGAATTGGTTTGAGGGGAAGTAA
- a CDS encoding ABC transporter permease subunit has translation MSATLSIARRELSSYFRLPVGWFTVALFLFLCGCVFGLVVLAPGRVASLRAFFGGAGWMLIPVVPAISMRLFSEEIRSGTIEPLITAPVREFSIVLGKFAGACVMLALMLLPTLLYAAVLARVSPRPPEIGPLVAGYLSLLLPGVFYLSIGTLCSALTNNQTLAFLATLFVLLTLMLASALGPAIAPASLQPALAWISFDSRIQDFAKGVIDIRHIVFFLAASVLPILLAGITLRARRLG, from the coding sequence ATGAGCGCCACGCTTTCCATCGCGCGGCGGGAGCTCTCGTCATACTTCCGTCTGCCCGTCGGCTGGTTCACCGTCGCGCTCTTTCTGTTTCTCTGCGGGTGCGTCTTCGGGCTTGTGGTCCTGGCGCCGGGACGGGTTGCCAGCCTGCGCGCCTTCTTCGGCGGCGCGGGCTGGATGCTCATCCCGGTCGTGCCCGCGATCAGCATGAGACTTTTTAGCGAAGAGATTCGGAGCGGAACGATCGAGCCACTCATCACCGCGCCGGTCCGAGAGTTTTCCATCGTGCTCGGCAAATTCGCGGGAGCCTGCGTCATGCTCGCGCTCATGCTGCTGCCGACCCTGCTGTACGCAGCGGTACTCGCACGCGTTTCGCCCCGTCCGCCCGAGATTGGGCCGCTGGTCGCCGGGTATCTCAGTCTTCTGCTTCCGGGGGTCTTCTACCTCTCGATCGGCACGCTTTGCTCGGCCCTGACCAACAACCAGACCCTGGCGTTTCTCGCAACACTCTTCGTGCTTCTCACGCTGATGCTCGCGTCCGCGCTCGGACCCGCGATCGCGCCGGCGTCGCTCCAACCCGCGCTCGCGTGGATTTCATTCGATTCGCGCATCCAGGACTTTGCCAAAGGGGTCATCGATATCCGGCACATCGTCTTCTTTCTCGCCGCAAGCGTGCTTCCGATTCTGCTCGCGGGAATCACGCTTCGCGCCCGGAGGCTCGGCTGA
- a CDS encoding VOC family protein, with protein MAVFADKVQMQNRLFAELSSMFGKEVPLYDKALLVNKVCNTCVCSLLGKKYPGFSISEAQLEKTSGERHGAIRIGRPDEYRWIARFFHQFAMEPHNFYDMANVGAKSQPIIATAFRSVLNPEHRVFTSLLLTDYFDEQTRSRIEKLLATRNVFSDRAKQLIEKGEKQGGLDDNDANELIREATQRIFKWTGKARDYRLYKDLCDAGFKIAADIACFESHHLNHLTPNTFSMDLYTAAMKFCMGELPESDFRKRATTTLSRLRKFADRDFMKLHFKHLTREQIDALPMAEANAGDVASLVESLTKRLSEPDLQLSKLKHAGFKDFTEGPSQDTPVLLRQDAYKALTERVTFTNPDGTVVDTTHTARFGEIEQRFYATTPAGRDLYDKCLTQNDAQRDKDPSIVKRDFAAYESQSAGAFAPFPKTLRELAEKNIVYGRFAPTAKGLAANGSVQSTDMRDLVSQGFAQIEGLRYEDFLPVSAAGIFASNLNQYGTKATAAERPVYTKARLEEIMGRKIIESDAVYQGIQARSMLDTYDRLGLLGKIPPAQRTELESQAAAVPE; from the coding sequence ATGGCAGTGTTCGCCGACAAGGTCCAGATGCAAAACCGCCTCTTCGCCGAGCTCTCGAGCATGTTCGGCAAGGAAGTGCCTCTCTACGACAAGGCGTTGCTCGTCAACAAAGTGTGCAACACATGCGTCTGCTCGCTGCTCGGAAAGAAATACCCGGGGTTTTCCATCTCCGAAGCGCAGCTCGAAAAAACCAGCGGCGAGCGCCACGGCGCGATCCGCATCGGTCGGCCGGACGAATACCGCTGGATCGCGCGGTTCTTCCACCAGTTCGCGATGGAGCCGCACAATTTCTACGACATGGCAAACGTCGGCGCCAAGAGCCAGCCGATCATCGCCACCGCATTCCGCTCGGTGCTCAACCCCGAGCACCGCGTCTTCACGTCGCTCTTGCTCACCGATTACTTCGACGAGCAGACGCGCTCACGCATCGAGAAGCTTCTTGCGACGCGCAACGTTTTTTCCGATCGCGCAAAGCAGCTCATCGAAAAAGGCGAGAAGCAAGGCGGGCTCGACGACAACGATGCGAATGAATTGATCCGCGAGGCGACGCAGCGCATCTTCAAGTGGACAGGCAAGGCTCGCGACTACCGACTCTACAAGGACCTCTGCGACGCGGGATTCAAGATTGCCGCGGACATCGCGTGCTTCGAATCACACCACCTCAATCACCTCACACCCAACACGTTCTCAATGGACCTGTACACGGCGGCAATGAAGTTCTGCATGGGTGAATTGCCGGAGTCAGATTTCCGCAAGCGCGCGACGACGACGCTATCGCGCCTTCGGAAGTTCGCCGACCGTGATTTCATGAAGCTGCACTTCAAACACCTGACGCGCGAACAGATCGATGCGCTGCCGATGGCGGAGGCGAACGCCGGAGATGTTGCTTCACTCGTCGAATCGCTGACGAAGCGCCTATCCGAGCCTGATCTTCAGCTTTCGAAACTTAAACACGCCGGATTCAAAGACTTCACGGAAGGGCCGAGCCAGGACACACCGGTCCTGCTGCGCCAGGATGCCTACAAGGCGCTGACCGAGCGGGTGACATTCACGAATCCGGACGGCACCGTCGTCGACACTACGCACACCGCGCGCTTCGGCGAGATCGAACAGCGCTTCTACGCCACGACGCCCGCCGGACGCGATCTGTACGACAAGTGCCTCACGCAGAACGACGCGCAGCGCGACAAAGACCCTTCGATCGTCAAAAGGGATTTCGCGGCATACGAATCGCAATCAGCGGGAGCGTTCGCTCCGTTCCCAAAGACGCTGCGCGAACTCGCTGAGAAAAATATTGTGTATGGCCGATTCGCGCCGACCGCGAAGGGACTTGCGGCGAACGGCTCCGTGCAATCGACCGACATGCGCGACCTCGTTTCGCAGGGTTTCGCGCAGATCGAAGGGCTCCGATACGAGGACTTTCTTCCGGTGAGCGCCGCCGGGATTTTCGCCTCTAACCTCAATCAATACGGCACCAAGGCGACTGCCGCGGAGCGTCCGGTCTACACCAAGGCACGCCTCGAAGAAATCATGGGGCGCAAGATCATCGAGTCTGACGCCGTTTATCAGGGAATTCAGGCCCGCTCGATGCTCGATACATATGACCGGCTCGGCCTGCTCGGGAAGATCCCGCCCGCGCAGCGGACCGAACTTGAGTCGCAGGCTGCCGCGGTACCGGAGTGA
- a CDS encoding type II toxin-antitoxin system Phd/YefM family antitoxin, translated as MARRGAFTSYQRPTTLRLRKIADSRRALLCFIAAIKHLENAMFQPPDIRPLTEFQREAKAHIARLKKTGKPEILTVNGRAAVVVQDASSYQKLRELADRARDIAAIESALADVKAGKVQDFESFASDSRKALQRLPKKRKSA; from the coding sequence ATGGCGCGAAGGGGAGCTTTTACTTCGTATCAAAGGCCAACGACGCTGAGGCTACGCAAGATCGCCGATAGCCGTCGCGCGCTATTATGTTTTATCGCAGCGATAAAACATTTGGAGAACGCCATGTTTCAACCCCCCGACATCCGACCGCTCACCGAGTTTCAGCGCGAAGCCAAAGCTCACATTGCCCGGCTGAAAAAAACGGGCAAGCCGGAAATCTTGACCGTCAACGGTCGGGCGGCGGTCGTCGTGCAGGATGCCTCGTCCTATCAAAAACTGAGAGAGCTGGCCGATCGGGCGCGCGACATCGCGGCAATCGAGTCTGCCCTCGCCGACGTGAAAGCCGGCAAAGTTCAGGACTTCGAGTCGTTCGCGTCCGACAGCAGGAAGGCTCTCCAAAGGCTGCCGAAGAAAAGGAAATCGGCCTGA
- a CDS encoding ABC transporter ATP-binding protein produces MLEVRDIHKWYGPFHAVRGVSFSARRGEVVGLLGPNGAGKTTTIRMITGVFPPSKGAIEIDGLSIIAQPEQSRSLIGYLPESAPLYPEMSVTGYLHYRANLFSISGSKQPEAIERALSLTSLGEVRRKRIGALSKGFRQRVGLAAAALHQPSLLVLDEPANGLDPTQIRQMRETVRSLAKDSCVLLSSHILSEVELTCDRVVVIASGRVLADGTPAELRQRHAPEGAILIEVTEAEATAATIEARSTPGVLEVESGTVEDGWRTLRVRMRPSKDLCMKDQLAAIARSLHRVGVVPRVITPDAPGLERVFHSLLESAAEGSGAAA; encoded by the coding sequence ATGCTCGAAGTCCGTGATATCCACAAGTGGTACGGTCCGTTTCATGCGGTGCGGGGTGTTTCATTCAGCGCCCGAAGGGGTGAAGTGGTCGGCCTGCTCGGTCCGAATGGTGCCGGAAAAACGACCACGATCCGAATGATCACGGGAGTGTTTCCGCCCTCAAAAGGCGCCATCGAAATTGATGGGCTCTCGATCATCGCCCAGCCTGAACAAAGCCGCAGCCTGATCGGGTATCTGCCCGAGTCCGCACCCCTGTATCCGGAGATGAGCGTCACGGGATACCTCCACTATCGGGCAAACCTCTTTTCGATTTCGGGTTCGAAGCAGCCGGAGGCGATCGAGCGCGCTCTGTCATTGACCTCACTGGGCGAGGTTCGGCGCAAGCGGATCGGCGCCCTTTCCAAGGGGTTTCGACAGCGTGTCGGCCTCGCCGCCGCGGCACTTCACCAACCAAGCCTCCTCGTGCTCGATGAACCCGCGAACGGTCTCGACCCGACGCAGATCCGCCAGATGCGAGAAACCGTCCGTTCGCTCGCGAAAGACTCCTGCGTGCTGCTGAGTTCGCACATTCTGAGCGAAGTCGAACTCACCTGCGACCGTGTGGTTGTGATCGCCTCGGGGCGGGTTCTCGCCGATGGCACCCCCGCCGAACTTCGCCAAAGACACGCGCCAGAAGGCGCGATTCTGATCGAGGTGACGGAAGCCGAGGCCACCGCAGCGACAATCGAAGCACGTTCGACGCCCGGCGTGCTCGAAGTCGAATCAGGCACAGTTGAAGACGGGTGGCGAACGCTGCGTGTGCGGATGCGCCCGTCCAAGGATCTGTGCATGAAGGATCAACTCGCGGCGATCGCTCGATCGCTTCACAGGGTTGGAGTCGTCCCCCGCGTGATTACCCCCGATGCGCCCGGGTTGGAGCGTGTCTTCCATTCACTGCTCGAGTCGGCCGCCGAAGGCTCCGGGGCCGCGGCATGA
- the prmC gene encoding peptide chain release factor N(5)-glutamine methyltransferase codes for MTETATQIWTTRRLLAWMNEAFMHNGLDSPRLMAEMILSHVLGCQRLRLYMEPDRPATELERNNLRDLVSRALKHEPVQYLVGEAWFFGLPFSVDKRVLIPRPATQTIVEYVLQHARNTPGFGGASGDGVLLADICTGSGCIATSLLYSMKMARAIATDISADALEVARLNAIRHGVIDRIELLEGDLTAPLLAHPAAGAHESLHYIVSNPPYIPDDEWEAVAPNVKDHEPHGALRGGADGLGFLRRLLESAPPLLKPGGMLLIEIAESRFRQAEELAAANPLLDAVRVLNDLENKPRVVVATRK; via the coding sequence GTGACCGAAACCGCCACGCAAATCTGGACGACCCGCCGCCTGCTGGCCTGGATGAACGAGGCGTTCATGCATAACGGTCTGGATTCGCCGCGGCTCATGGCGGAGATGATCCTCAGCCACGTGCTTGGGTGCCAGCGCTTGCGGCTCTACATGGAGCCCGATCGCCCTGCGACGGAACTCGAGCGGAACAACTTGCGCGATCTGGTTTCCCGCGCGCTCAAGCACGAACCTGTGCAGTATCTCGTCGGAGAAGCGTGGTTTTTCGGGCTTCCGTTCAGTGTGGATAAGCGCGTGCTGATTCCACGCCCGGCGACGCAGACAATCGTGGAATATGTGCTCCAGCACGCCCGAAACACGCCGGGATTCGGCGGCGCCTCGGGCGACGGGGTGCTGCTCGCCGACATTTGCACCGGTTCCGGCTGCATCGCGACTTCGCTGCTCTATTCCATGAAGATGGCTCGCGCGATCGCCACCGACATCTCGGCCGATGCGCTCGAGGTCGCACGGCTCAACGCCATTCGGCACGGAGTCATCGATCGCATCGAGTTGCTGGAGGGAGACCTGACCGCCCCGCTGCTCGCCCATCCTGCCGCCGGCGCACACGAATCGCTGCACTACATCGTCAGCAACCCGCCGTATATCCCCGACGATGAATGGGAAGCGGTCGCGCCGAACGTGAAAGATCACGAACCGCACGGCGCATTGCGAGGCGGTGCCGACGGCCTCGGTTTTCTGAGGCGGCTGCTCGAGAGCGCCCCGCCACTGCTCAAGCCCGGCGGAATGCTGCTCATCGAGATCGCCGAGTCACGCTTCCGGCAAGCCGAAGAACTGGCAGCGGCAAATCCGCTTCTCGATGCCGTTCGAGTTCTCAACGATCTCGAGAACAAGCCGCGCGTTGTTGTTGCGACGCGAAAGTGA
- a CDS encoding type II toxin-antitoxin system RelE/ParE family toxin: MQRFRLKITSRAQRDLLQIRDFIAAEAPETALEYYDAFLDRIRELGVFPRRYPIETGIGHRGKEIRSRPIGNYRIIYSVGKGSVHILTVLHGARDRRSGERS; encoded by the coding sequence ATGCAGCGGTTTCGGCTCAAAATCACATCGCGTGCGCAGCGTGATTTGCTGCAGATACGCGATTTCATCGCGGCAGAAGCCCCTGAAACGGCACTGGAATACTACGACGCATTTCTGGACCGAATCCGCGAACTAGGTGTCTTCCCCCGTCGCTATCCGATCGAAACAGGCATCGGGCACCGCGGAAAAGAGATTCGTTCGCGTCCCATCGGCAACTATCGAATCATTTATTCCGTCGGCAAAGGATCAGTCCATATTCTCACCGTGCTGCACGGAGCCCGAGATCGGCGATCGGGCGAGAGGTCGTGA
- a CDS encoding response regulator — translation MKNRLQGLFEVTIGSVDHAPPGGDQPQGVRPLVAGEKQDVAKVGGVQAPAWSLSLLNAIGEGVALYQKSGERVWANELYLANDERTTELLDVAAKEVGTELIEHQRLGLALAKSNKSKHTADPSQKLELTSADGARYYEVLISLVAPDFPGLPKPAPGTEPEQLVAVVVRDVTSTNRVRLRMDAIDRAGAELFTLDADAVRKLNAAERLKVLEDKVVRFSRDLLRFDHFAIRLLDARSGRLELVIKVNLPSEYEAFDIFAKPEGNGISGYVAATGKSYLCDDTSKDDLFLPGLHGARSSLTVPLRLHDKVIGILNVESQNEAAFDDDDRQLAEIFARYIAMAVHMQENLVVERTTTNLSVSGRVEGELAEPLADIVQQVEFLQQVVADDPTTSAHVGRILRDVEAIRSRVRDVASGPQSLLGVEKAMENRALDPILQGRRVLIADDQPKIRQIIGSVLRNRGARVTVCNGGTEAIRALETASIEQEVPYDLVVSDIRMPDHNGYEVFAAAKKYRADLPVILMTGFGYDPHHSIVRASQEGLQSVLFKPFQIEQLVETVKKALKNK, via the coding sequence TTGAAGAATCGTCTCCAGGGTCTGTTCGAGGTGACGATCGGTTCCGTTGATCACGCTCCTCCGGGCGGGGATCAACCTCAGGGGGTTCGCCCGTTGGTTGCAGGTGAGAAGCAGGATGTCGCAAAGGTCGGAGGCGTTCAGGCGCCGGCTTGGTCGTTGTCTCTACTCAACGCCATCGGGGAAGGCGTTGCGCTGTACCAAAAGAGCGGGGAGCGCGTCTGGGCGAACGAGCTGTACCTTGCCAATGACGAGCGCACGACCGAATTGCTCGATGTAGCCGCGAAGGAAGTCGGAACCGAACTGATCGAGCATCAAAGGCTGGGGCTTGCGTTGGCGAAATCGAACAAGTCGAAGCACACCGCCGATCCGAGCCAGAAACTCGAGTTGACTTCCGCGGACGGAGCCCGTTACTACGAGGTGCTGATTTCGCTGGTCGCGCCCGATTTCCCCGGGTTGCCCAAGCCGGCGCCGGGAACCGAACCGGAGCAACTTGTCGCGGTCGTCGTCCGCGACGTCACTTCGACGAACCGCGTTCGACTTCGAATGGACGCCATTGATCGGGCGGGAGCGGAGCTTTTTACGCTCGACGCCGATGCGGTTCGAAAGCTCAATGCCGCGGAACGATTGAAAGTGCTGGAGGATAAGGTCGTGCGGTTTTCGCGCGACCTTCTGCGTTTTGATCACTTCGCGATCCGGCTGCTCGATGCGCGCTCGGGCCGACTGGAACTTGTGATCAAAGTAAATCTTCCGAGCGAGTACGAGGCGTTCGATATTTTCGCCAAGCCCGAAGGAAACGGCATCAGCGGCTACGTCGCGGCGACCGGCAAGAGCTATCTCTGCGACGATACCAGCAAGGACGATCTTTTTCTGCCGGGGCTGCACGGGGCGCGATCGAGCCTCACCGTTCCGCTGCGATTGCACGACAAGGTCATCGGAATCCTCAACGTCGAGAGCCAGAATGAAGCGGCATTCGATGATGACGATCGCCAGCTCGCCGAGATCTTTGCTCGCTACATCGCGATGGCCGTTCACATGCAGGAAAACCTGGTCGTGGAGCGCACCACGACCAATCTTTCCGTGAGCGGGCGCGTTGAGGGCGAGCTCGCCGAGCCGCTGGCCGACATTGTGCAGCAGGTCGAATTCCTGCAGCAAGTGGTCGCGGACGACCCGACGACGAGCGCGCATGTTGGCCGGATTCTTCGAGACGTGGAGGCGATCCGCTCGCGCGTGCGCGATGTCGCAAGCGGGCCGCAGTCGCTGCTGGGCGTCGAGAAGGCGATGGAGAATCGGGCGCTCGACCCGATCCTGCAGGGCCGGCGTGTGCTCATCGCGGACGATCAGCCGAAGATCCGGCAGATCATCGGCAGCGTGCTGCGCAACCGCGGCGCGCGAGTGACGGTGTGCAACGGCGGCACCGAAGCGATCAGGGCGCTCGAAACCGCCTCGATCGAACAGGAAGTTCCGTACGACCTTGTCGTGAGCGACATCCGCATGCCGGATCACAACGGCTACGAGGTGTTCGCGGCCGCGAAGAAATATCGCGCCGATCTTCCGGTGATCCTGATGACCGGTTTCGGGTATGACCCGCACCATTCGATTGTGCGCGCAAGCCAGGAAGGTCTGCAGAGCGTGCTCTTCAAGCCCTTTCAGATCGAGCAGCTTGTTGAGACTGTCAAAAAAGCCCTGAAAAACAAGTAG